A region from the Cannabis sativa cultivar Pink pepper isolate KNU-18-1 chromosome 9, ASM2916894v1, whole genome shotgun sequence genome encodes:
- the LOC115723182 gene encoding cytochrome P450 CYP94D108, protein MDFFSALLTSFLFILFSLYLFIHYYQTTPNITTSSTFTAKSYPILGHLLELINNRNRILDWFTDFLKQNPNNTVLLKRPFNQVTIETANPSNMEHFAKTNFENYPKGDYILSLFGELLGGGIFNSDHERWKVQRKAVSHEFSTKSLRNFVVESVVFEIETRLLPILQKASETGEIIDLQDVLERFAFDNICKLAFDVDPGCLSAVAGDGGGSGDELMKAFAEAVEISSNRFMDLIPFIWKIKRFLNVGSEKRLKQLISTVHKFADEIIKSRKEEKNTKGDLLSRFIEDDELNSPEFLRDIVTNMILAGRDTTSAALSWFFWLISSRPKIQNNILEEIKSIRDRTTDDSNFRNTYSFDEIRDMQYLHAAITESMRLYPPLPVDSRVCKNDDVWPDGTLVKKGSLVSFHPYAMGRMESIWGENCYEFQPERWMVDGVFRPENPYRYPVFHGGPRMCLGKDMAYIQMKSIAASVLGRFEVDVLDKDTCPEHLLVVTFRMKGGLPVRIRKRKGPN, encoded by the coding sequence ATGGACTTCTTCTCAGCTCTACTCACCTCATTTCTCTTcattctcttctctctctatctcttcaTTCATTATTATCAAACAACACCCAATATCACAACTTCCAGTACTTTCACAGCCAAAAGCTACCCCATACTCGGTCACCTACTCGAATTAATCAACAACCGAAACAGAATACTCGACTGGTTCACCGATTTCCTTAAACAAAACCCAAACAACACCGTGCTCTTGAAACGCCCCTTCAATCAAGTCACCATCGAAACCGCCAACCCTTCAAACATGGAGCACTTTGCCAAGACCAATTTCGAGAATTACCCCAAAGGCGATTATATCTTATCACTCTTCGGCGAATTACTCGGCGGAGGGATATTCAACTCCGACCACGAACGCTGGAAGGTTCAGCGAAAGGCAGTGAGTCACGAGTTCAGCACTAAGTCATTGAGAAACTTTGTCGTTGAAAGCGTCGTCTTCGAAATCGAAACTAGATTACTTCCGATTCTCCAAAAGGCTTCCGAAACAGGGGAGATTATAGATTTACAAGACGTTTTGGAGAGATTCGCTTTTGATAATATCTGCAAATTAGCTTTCGATGTCGATCCCGGTTGTCTCTCTGCCGTCGCCGGTGATGGTGGTGGTTCCGGCGATGAACTGATGAAAGCTTTTGCAGAAGCCGTCGAAATCAGCTCCAATAGGTTCATGGATTTGATCCCTTTTATATGGAAGATCAAGAGATTTCTGAACGTTGGATCAGAAAAACGTCTGAAACAATTAATCTCAACCGTTCATAAATTCGCAGATGAGATTATAAAAtcaagaaaagaagagaaaaacacTAAAGGAGACTTACTGTCGAGGTTTATCGAAGACGACGAGTTAAACTCGCCCGAGTTTTTACGAGATATCGTGACTAACATGATTCTCGCTGGACGAGATACCACGTCAGCAGCTCTATCCTGGTTCTTCTGGCTCATCTCGTCAAGACCAAAAatccaaaataatatattaGAAGAAATCAAGTCAATCCGAGATCGAACCACCGACGATTCAAATTTCAGAAACACTTACAGTTTTGATGAAATTAGAGATATGCAATACTTACACGCGGCGATAACGGAGAGTATGAGACTGTACCCACCTTTGCCGGTGGATTCGAGAGTGTGTAAAAACGACGACGTTTGGCCAGATGGAACTTTGGTTAAGAAGGGTAGTTTGGTGTCGTTTCATCCGTACGCGATGGGGAGAATGGAGAGTATATGGGGTGAGAATTGCTACGAGTTTCAGCCGGAGAGGTGGATGGTCGACGGAGTATTTCGGCCGGAGAATCCGTACAGGTATCCCGTGTTTCATGGAGGTCCGAGAATGTGTCTGGGTAAAGATATGGCTTATATTCAAATGAAGTCGATTGCAGCTTCTGTGCTTGGGAGGTTTGAGGTGGACGTATTGGATAAAGACACGTGTCCTGAGCATTTGCTTGTTGTGACTTTTAGAATGAAAGGCGGTTTACCTGTGAGGATTAGGAAAAGGAAAGgtcctaattaa